In the genome of Flavivirga spongiicola, one region contains:
- a CDS encoding Crp/Fnr family transcriptional regulator: protein MIKEKGQALLDYINRYVSLTEEEEAILLSKVTYRKYLKGQFIVQQGDVCKYESFVLSGCTKTFHVDNEGQEHILMFSIEDWWTADMGSFITQNPADYNVQCLEHTELIMFSYDIIEGLYAVIPKLERFFRQIIQNAFIASQKRIVRSFSLSAKDRYVYFRNQYPKIEQRIPQYMIASYLGITKEFLSKIKSELIQEQ, encoded by the coding sequence ATGATTAAAGAAAAAGGTCAAGCACTATTAGACTATATTAACAGATATGTTTCTTTAACAGAAGAAGAGGAAGCTATACTTCTTTCTAAAGTAACTTATAGAAAATATTTAAAAGGTCAGTTTATTGTTCAACAAGGAGATGTTTGTAAATATGAAAGTTTTGTACTATCAGGCTGTACAAAAACATTTCATGTGGATAATGAAGGACAGGAACATATCCTCATGTTTTCTATTGAAGATTGGTGGACTGCAGATATGGGAAGCTTTATTACACAAAATCCGGCTGATTATAATGTACAATGTCTGGAACATACAGAGTTGATTATGTTTTCTTATGATATTATTGAAGGTTTATATGCAGTAATTCCAAAATTAGAACGCTTTTTCAGGCAAATTATACAAAACGCATTTATAGCTTCACAAAAACGTATAGTTAGAAGTTTTAGCCTATCAGCAAAAGACAGATATGTTTACTTTAGAAATCAATACCCCAAAATAGAACAACGGATTCCTCAATACATGATTGCTTCTTATTTAGGCATTACCAAGGAATTTTTGAGTAAAATTAAGAGTGAACTTATACAGGAACAATAA
- a CDS encoding nuclear transport factor 2 family protein: MNTLIENISTINDMILQGKALEAFDEFYHDDVIMQENDNPEVIGKVANRKREEEFFASITEFRAAQPIKVTVGENTTMVEWHFDYTHKDWGIKNYTQVAVQDWKDGKIIKEKFYYGS; the protein is encoded by the coding sequence ATGAATACATTAATTGAAAATATTAGTACAATAAACGATATGATTCTTCAAGGAAAAGCATTAGAAGCTTTTGATGAATTTTATCATGATGACGTTATTATGCAAGAAAATGATAATCCAGAAGTTATAGGTAAAGTAGCAAACCGCAAAAGAGAAGAAGAATTTTTTGCATCGATCACTGAATTTAGAGCTGCTCAGCCAATAAAAGTTACTGTAGGAGAAAATACAACTATGGTAGAATGGCATTTTGACTATACGCATAAAGATTGGGGTATAAAAAATTATACACAAGTTGCAGTACAAGATTGGAAAGATGGAAAAATAATTAAAGAAAAATTTTATTACGGATCATAA
- a CDS encoding YceI family protein produces the protein MKNTVKNLVVLTIVTLFTLSFTAIDKNKKEIKTDKSKVVWKGYKVTGSHEGTIAIKSGFLNFEGDKLTGGEFVIDMTSINTTDMQGEYKGKLDGHLKSGDFFDVAAYPTAKLVFVKVKSTGKNTYEVTGDLTIKGKTNPVTFTISVYGSKATASLKIDRTKFGIEYKSTSFFENLKDKAIYDEFDLVTDLEF, from the coding sequence ATGAAAAACACAGTTAAAAATTTAGTAGTATTAACAATAGTAACATTATTTACATTGTCTTTTACAGCAATAGATAAAAACAAAAAGGAGATAAAAACAGATAAAAGTAAAGTGGTATGGAAAGGTTATAAGGTAACTGGGTCTCATGAAGGAACTATTGCAATAAAATCAGGGTTTTTAAACTTTGAAGGAGATAAATTAACAGGAGGCGAGTTTGTTATAGACATGACTTCTATAAATACTACAGACATGCAAGGAGAGTATAAAGGAAAGTTGGATGGTCATTTAAAATCTGGTGATTTCTTTGATGTTGCAGCATATCCAACAGCAAAATTAGTGTTTGTTAAAGTTAAGTCTACTGGAAAAAACACTTATGAAGTTACAGGGGATTTAACTATAAAAGGTAAGACAAATCCTGTTACGTTTACTATTTCTGTTTATGGAAGTAAAGCAACTGCTTCTTTAAAAATTGATAGAACAAAGTTTGGTATAGAGTATAAATCAACAAGTTTTTTTGAAAACTTAAAAGATAAAGCTATTTATGATGAATTCGATTTAGTAACAGATTTAGAATTTTAA
- a CDS encoding DEAD/DEAH box helicase: MPFKKLIPPLKDTITHKGFDEPLAFQKQILSKIKGGTSLFAIAPKDSGKTTSMVISVVQRLKSAFEDAPRALIFVKDKQAALALELEFNLFKRGTDLRVYCAYEEHDIDIQRDEIYTGTDIVIATPKRLNKIFFLNGINLNKLQMCIVEDAEFLFRGHHFAEVTRTPESIGKCQYLIFSTAFDKRFERWKESFMYNAKIINAK; the protein is encoded by the coding sequence ATGCCATTTAAAAAGCTCATTCCTCCTTTAAAAGATACTATTACGCATAAAGGTTTTGATGAACCATTAGCATTTCAAAAACAGATCTTATCGAAAATAAAAGGAGGCACTAGTTTATTTGCTATTGCTCCTAAAGATTCTGGTAAAACAACCAGTATGGTCATAAGCGTTGTTCAGAGATTAAAATCGGCATTTGAGGATGCACCCCGTGCTTTGATTTTTGTTAAAGATAAGCAGGCAGCGCTAGCATTAGAGTTAGAATTCAATTTGTTTAAAAGAGGTACAGATTTAAGAGTTTATTGTGCTTATGAAGAACATGATATTGATATACAGCGCGATGAAATATACACTGGAACAGATATTGTCATTGCAACCCCAAAGCGTTTAAACAAAATATTTTTCTTAAATGGTATAAATTTGAACAAACTACAAATGTGTATTGTTGAAGATGCTGAGTTTCTGTTTAGAGGCCATCACTTTGCAGAGGTAACAAGAACACCGGAAAGTATAGGCAAATGTCAGTACTTAATTTTTTCAACAGCGTTTGATAAACGTTTTGAACGTTGGAAAGAATCATTTATGTACAATGCTAAAATTATCAATGCTAAATAA
- a CDS encoding GNAT family N-acetyltransferase: MNKTFRNFKITLLDTGESERFFYLIDNNRSRLEDFFAGTVSKTKTLHDTISYCREIEQKILNKSYFPFIISDLKTDTFIGLIDVKNIDWNIPKAEIGYFIDVNYEGQGVISKSLRNVIEHLSEVYRFKKLLCRSNSRNIGSIAVAKKNGFILEGTIKKDYKTTKGEIVDLDYYGRVFS, encoded by the coding sequence ATGAATAAGACCTTTAGAAATTTTAAAATTACTTTATTAGATACGGGTGAAAGTGAAAGGTTTTTTTATCTCATTGATAATAATAGAAGTCGTTTAGAAGATTTTTTTGCAGGTACAGTTTCTAAAACTAAAACGCTTCATGATACGATAAGCTATTGTCGTGAGATTGAACAGAAGATACTAAATAAAAGCTATTTCCCTTTTATCATAAGTGATTTGAAAACAGATACTTTTATAGGTTTAATTGATGTTAAAAATATAGATTGGAATATTCCAAAAGCAGAAATAGGTTATTTTATTGATGTTAATTATGAAGGACAAGGCGTCATTTCAAAGTCTTTAAGAAACGTTATAGAACATCTTTCTGAAGTATATCGATTTAAAAAATTATTATGTCGATCTAATAGCCGCAACATAGGTAGCATAGCTGTAGCTAAGAAAAATGGTTTCATATTAGAAGGAACGATAAAAAAAGATTATAAAACGACCAAGGGGGAGATCGTGGATTTAGATTATTATGGACGTGTTTTTAGTTAA
- a CDS encoding amidohydrolase family protein, with translation MHTKKIAFISFAFLFSCCITAQDISFEDYNPKSTLVVPGHIINRAKFPFIDVHGHQYRMANQDLTPVVKAMDTLNMSIMVNLSGRSGDNLKKSVQNINDHYPNRFVVFANISFNGNVGKKGWIEETVNQLERDVKNGARGLKVYKGLGLRDKDVHGERVAINDARLNPIWAKCGELGIPVLIHAADPKSFWDDFDGDNERWLELKTHPRRKRSATNPAPWEQIIAEQHNMFKNHPKTIFINAHMGWYANNLGKLGALLDAIPNMNVGIAAIIAELGRQPRFAKEFFIKYQDRILFGKDSWKPNEFPTYFRVLESKDEYFPYHKKYHAFWPMYGMDLPDDVLKKVYYKNALRIVPGLDKSLFPN, from the coding sequence ATGCATACTAAAAAAATCGCCTTCATTTCATTTGCTTTTCTCTTTTCATGTTGTATAACTGCTCAAGATATATCATTCGAAGATTATAACCCTAAATCAACATTGGTTGTTCCAGGGCATATTATAAATCGTGCAAAATTTCCTTTTATTGATGTGCATGGCCATCAATATAGAATGGCAAATCAAGATTTAACACCCGTAGTAAAGGCTATGGATACTCTGAATATGAGTATTATGGTTAATTTAAGTGGACGCTCGGGTGATAATTTGAAGAAGTCCGTTCAGAACATTAATGATCATTATCCCAATCGTTTTGTGGTATTTGCAAATATTAGTTTTAATGGGAATGTTGGAAAAAAAGGGTGGATTGAAGAAACAGTAAATCAACTAGAACGCGATGTTAAAAATGGAGCACGTGGTTTAAAAGTCTACAAGGGTTTAGGATTAAGAGATAAAGATGTTCATGGAGAAAGAGTGGCTATTAATGATGCTAGACTAAATCCTATTTGGGCTAAATGTGGGGAGTTAGGGATACCGGTGCTTATTCATGCTGCAGATCCAAAGTCTTTTTGGGATGATTTTGATGGAGACAATGAGCGTTGGTTGGAGTTAAAAACGCATCCACGTAGAAAACGAAGCGCTACGAACCCAGCACCATGGGAGCAAATTATTGCGGAGCAACATAATATGTTTAAAAATCATCCTAAAACCATATTCATTAATGCTCATATGGGATGGTATGCTAATAATCTAGGTAAATTAGGCGCGTTATTGGATGCTATACCAAATATGAATGTTGGAATTGCCGCTATTATAGCAGAATTAGGTAGACAACCTCGATTTGCTAAAGAATTCTTTATAAAATACCAAGACCGTATTTTGTTTGGAAAGGATAGCTGGAAACCCAATGAGTTTCCAACTTATTTTAGAGTTTTAGAGAGTAAAGATGAATACTTTCCATACCATAAAAAATATCATGCCTTTTGGCCTATGTATGGCATGGATTTACCTGATGATGTGTTAAAAAAAGTCTATTACAAAAATGCATTACGTATTGTTCCGGGATTAGATAAAAGTTTGTTTCCAAATTAA
- a CDS encoding helix-turn-helix transcriptional regulator, whose protein sequence is MIKRKFRLESKLFCISIALLFFSAFCYGQSSSDYERFVDSADVYIDISTEKAIAFLDSIPQPVNDYITEGLPNYYVIKSLIYDENNDEIKSYQSCVLALKHALEVENYKIAGEASLELFYSLYYVKKDTTAYEYLKKARTYYELSDYAYGDFEVDLTYAYAKFLDGEHKACNSLLLENLDTYKKAKDDAYFYMFATSMLASNYLTSKNLDSAYTHFDAFKALKDNPTIVSYNYASFESIIDVSFAEFYFEKKQMDSTFHYLSKSSKSRDFMTEDVEEDYLKLYADSYRFSGNIEMAKAYMDSLAIFENKMYERIMKTSFQINNDLVKTEFELKAVSDEKYFNGILVVVLLLILTVSSFIYMYIYRKQRLKTIILSDQTRNNLSYLKSNNEKLVVKVQGLEDYIYNLKKEVKKISTIGELPTQREKIKELYKALHLNSSTILDKSESHLDLVNDLNVNFFQKINKMYPQLNNSEIIICYYLHVGFKNKEIAVFLNTSVRAVESKRYRITKKIHIDKEKTTLVEHLNDTFRCSENSEEILN, encoded by the coding sequence TTGATAAAACGCAAATTTCGATTAGAAAGCAAGCTATTTTGTATTAGTATAGCTCTATTGTTTTTTAGCGCTTTTTGTTATGGTCAAAGTTCAAGTGACTATGAGCGATTTGTCGATTCTGCCGATGTATATATAGATATCAGCACAGAAAAAGCAATTGCTTTTTTAGACTCTATTCCACAGCCAGTTAATGATTACATTACTGAAGGGCTTCCCAATTATTATGTTATAAAATCTTTGATTTATGACGAGAATAACGATGAAATAAAATCATATCAAAGTTGTGTTTTAGCACTGAAGCATGCCTTGGAAGTGGAGAACTACAAGATTGCAGGAGAAGCTAGTTTGGAATTATTTTATAGCCTTTATTATGTTAAAAAAGATACTACAGCTTATGAGTATTTAAAAAAAGCCAGAACGTATTATGAATTATCCGATTATGCCTACGGTGATTTTGAGGTTGATCTAACCTATGCGTATGCTAAATTTCTTGATGGAGAACATAAAGCATGTAATAGTCTGTTATTAGAAAATTTAGATACATATAAAAAAGCCAAAGATGATGCATATTTTTATATGTTTGCAACGAGTATGTTAGCGTCTAATTATTTAACTTCTAAAAATTTAGACTCGGCTTATACTCATTTTGATGCCTTTAAAGCTTTAAAGGATAACCCTACTATAGTTTCATATAACTACGCATCTTTTGAATCCATTATAGATGTGTCTTTTGCTGAGTTTTATTTTGAAAAAAAGCAAATGGATTCTACATTTCATTATCTATCAAAATCATCTAAGAGTAGAGATTTTATGACGGAGGATGTTGAAGAAGATTATTTAAAACTATATGCTGATTCTTATAGATTTTCCGGCAATATAGAAATGGCAAAAGCTTATATGGATTCTTTAGCAATTTTTGAAAACAAAATGTATGAGAGGATCATGAAAACTAGTTTTCAAATAAATAACGATCTTGTTAAAACGGAATTTGAATTAAAAGCTGTCAGTGATGAAAAGTATTTCAATGGTATATTGGTCGTTGTTTTGTTGCTTATTTTAACGGTTTCAAGCTTTATATATATGTACATTTATAGAAAGCAAAGGCTAAAAACAATCATTTTAAGTGATCAAACAAGAAATAATTTATCATATTTAAAATCTAATAATGAAAAATTGGTTGTAAAAGTTCAAGGCTTAGAAGACTATATATATAACTTAAAAAAAGAAGTAAAGAAAATATCAACAATAGGAGAGCTCCCTACACAACGTGAAAAAATTAAAGAACTATATAAAGCCTTACACCTTAATTCTTCAACAATTTTAGATAAAAGTGAAAGTCATTTAGATTTGGTTAATGATCTGAACGTTAATTTTTTCCAAAAAATAAATAAAATGTACCCGCAATTAAATAATTCAGAAATTATTATTTGTTATTACCTGCATGTTGGTTTTAAGAATAAAGAAATTGCGGTCTTCTTAAATACATCGGTAAGAGCAGTTGAAAGTAAACGTTATCGTATTACTAAAAAGATTCATATTGATAAAGAAAAAACAACATTGGTAGAACATCTTAATGATACTTTTAGATGTTCAGAAAACTCAGAAGAAATACTGAATTAA
- a CDS encoding acyl-CoA carboxylase subunit beta gives MDSKINKLNERIALAHLGGGQKRIDKQHEKKKLTARERVNYFMDEGSFEEIGVLVTHRTTDFGMENDIYFGDGVITGYGTVNGRLVYVYAQDFTVFGGALSETHAEKICKIMDLAVKVGAPIIGLNDSGGARIQEGVRSLGGYADIFYRNVQTSGVIPQISAIMGPCAGGAVYSPAMTDFTIMVENTSYMFVTGPNVVKTVTNEEVTSEELGGAHTHASKSGVAHKTSANDIECLEDIKKLLSYLPQNNTETPKKLNFELKDEVRDHLSAIVPDNPNKPYDMHAVIAGIIDDDSFYEIHKDYAENIIVGFARLGGRSIGIVANQPMFLAGVLGVKSSKKAARFTRFCDCFNIPLLVLVDVPGFLPGTDQEWNGIIVNGAKLLYALSEATVPRVTVITRKAYGGAYDVMNSKHIGADLNYAWPGAEIAVMGAKGASEIIFKREIAAADDPAEKLAEKEAEYADKFANPYRAARRGFIDEVILPENTRRKLIKAFAMLEDKHVDTPKRKHGNIPL, from the coding sequence ATGGATTCAAAAATAAACAAACTAAACGAACGCATTGCTTTAGCCCATTTAGGTGGCGGCCAAAAACGCATTGATAAACAACACGAAAAAAAGAAACTCACAGCAAGAGAACGTGTTAATTATTTCATGGATGAAGGTTCTTTTGAAGAGATTGGTGTTCTAGTCACTCATAGAACTACAGATTTTGGTATGGAAAATGACATCTATTTTGGTGATGGTGTTATTACTGGCTATGGAACTGTAAATGGTAGATTAGTATATGTGTATGCACAAGACTTTACCGTTTTTGGGGGGGCTTTATCAGAAACCCATGCTGAAAAAATATGCAAAATCATGGATCTAGCTGTTAAGGTTGGAGCTCCAATCATTGGACTAAACGATTCTGGTGGGGCACGTATTCAAGAAGGAGTTCGGTCTCTTGGCGGCTATGCAGATATATTTTATAGAAATGTACAAACCTCTGGAGTAATACCCCAAATTTCTGCTATTATGGGGCCCTGTGCCGGTGGAGCGGTCTACTCCCCTGCTATGACCGATTTTACCATAATGGTAGAAAACACAAGCTATATGTTTGTAACGGGTCCAAACGTTGTTAAAACGGTTACCAATGAAGAAGTAACTAGCGAAGAATTGGGTGGTGCCCATACGCATGCTTCTAAATCTGGTGTCGCACATAAAACCTCCGCTAATGATATTGAGTGTTTAGAAGATATAAAAAAACTATTGAGTTACTTGCCTCAAAACAATACTGAAACACCTAAAAAATTGAATTTTGAGTTGAAAGATGAAGTAAGAGACCATTTATCAGCTATTGTACCAGACAATCCTAATAAACCTTATGATATGCATGCCGTTATTGCTGGTATCATTGATGATGACTCTTTTTATGAAATCCATAAAGACTATGCTGAAAATATTATTGTTGGTTTTGCAAGACTTGGCGGGCGAAGTATTGGTATTGTTGCCAACCAACCTATGTTTTTGGCAGGTGTACTAGGCGTAAAAAGCTCAAAAAAAGCGGCACGTTTTACACGGTTTTGTGATTGTTTTAATATCCCGCTGCTGGTACTTGTTGACGTCCCTGGCTTTTTACCAGGAACCGACCAAGAATGGAATGGCATTATTGTTAATGGAGCAAAATTATTATATGCCTTGAGTGAAGCGACCGTACCTCGAGTAACTGTTATTACAAGAAAAGCCTATGGGGGTGCTTACGATGTTATGAATTCTAAACACATCGGAGCTGATTTAAATTATGCGTGGCCTGGGGCAGAAATTGCCGTTATGGGAGCAAAAGGTGCTAGTGAAATTATTTTTAAGCGAGAAATTGCTGCTGCTGATGATCCTGCTGAAAAATTGGCAGAGAAAGAAGCCGAATATGCAGATAAATTTGCCAACCCATATAGAGCGGCAAGACGCGGCTTTATTGATGAAGTTATTTTGCCTGAAAACACACGAAGAAAACTTATTAAAGCTTTTGCCATGTTAGAAGACAAGCATGTTGATACTCCTAAAAGGAAACACGGAAACATACCTTTATAA
- a CDS encoding acetyl-CoA carboxylase biotin carboxylase subunit: MKKILVANRGEIAIRVMKTAQKMGIKTVAVYSTADRNAPHVKFADEAVYIGEAPSNQSYLRGDKIIEVAKQLSVDGIHPGYGFLSENAGFAELCEQNSIIFIGPRSKAIKIMGSKLAAKEAVKHYNIPMVPGIDEAITDVVKAKAIAKEIGFPILIKASAGGGGKGMRIVEKESDLESQMNRAISEATSAFGDGSVFIEKYVTSPRHIEIQVMADSHGNILHFFERECSIQRRHQKVVEEAPSSVLTPELREKMGEAAIKVAKSCDYLGAGTVEFLLDAEHNFYFLEMNTRLQVEHPVSELISGVDLVELQILVARGEVLPLKQGDLEINGHALELRVYAEDPLNDFLPSVGHLDVYKLPSGNGIRVDNGFEENMDIPIYYDPMLSKLITYGKTRDEAIQLMIKAIDNYHVEGVQTTLPFGKYVCEHEAFRSGNFDTHFVKNYYSPEALKEETEKEAKIAALIAVKQYIEDQKLLRTPNNGYSAFPY; this comes from the coding sequence ATGAAAAAAATACTAGTAGCAAATAGAGGTGAAATTGCCATAAGAGTTATGAAAACTGCTCAAAAAATGGGCATAAAAACAGTAGCTGTCTATTCTACAGCTGATAGAAATGCTCCTCACGTAAAATTTGCAGATGAAGCCGTATATATTGGAGAAGCGCCATCTAATCAATCTTACCTTAGAGGCGATAAAATTATTGAGGTTGCTAAACAACTTAGTGTAGATGGTATACATCCTGGGTATGGTTTTTTAAGTGAAAATGCCGGTTTTGCAGAATTATGCGAACAAAATAGCATCATTTTTATTGGTCCAAGATCTAAGGCTATTAAAATTATGGGGAGTAAATTAGCTGCAAAAGAAGCTGTTAAGCATTATAATATCCCTATGGTTCCTGGAATTGATGAAGCGATAACAGATGTTGTCAAGGCTAAAGCTATTGCTAAAGAAATAGGGTTTCCTATACTTATTAAAGCATCAGCTGGTGGTGGTGGAAAAGGCATGCGGATTGTAGAAAAAGAAAGCGATTTAGAATCTCAAATGAATCGAGCTATTAGCGAAGCGACTTCTGCTTTTGGTGACGGTTCTGTTTTTATTGAGAAGTACGTGACTTCTCCACGTCATATAGAAATTCAAGTGATGGCAGATAGTCATGGAAATATATTACATTTTTTTGAACGTGAATGTAGTATCCAACGTCGTCATCAAAAAGTAGTTGAAGAAGCACCCTCATCAGTTTTAACTCCAGAATTAAGAGAAAAAATGGGAGAAGCAGCTATTAAAGTTGCTAAATCTTGTGATTATTTAGGTGCTGGAACTGTCGAGTTTTTATTAGATGCAGAACATAACTTCTATTTCTTAGAAATGAATACCAGATTACAAGTAGAGCATCCCGTTTCAGAATTAATTTCTGGTGTTGATTTGGTAGAGCTTCAAATACTTGTGGCCCGTGGTGAAGTTCTTCCATTAAAACAAGGTGATTTAGAAATTAATGGACATGCGCTAGAATTACGTGTTTATGCTGAGGATCCATTAAATGATTTTTTACCAAGTGTTGGACATTTAGATGTTTATAAACTTCCTTCAGGTAATGGCATTCGCGTCGATAATGGTTTTGAAGAAAATATGGATATTCCCATTTATTACGACCCGATGCTTTCTAAATTGATTACTTATGGAAAAACAAGAGATGAAGCCATCCAACTTATGATAAAAGCTATTGATAATTATCATGTTGAAGGTGTTCAAACGACCCTTCCTTTTGGAAAATATGTTTGTGAACATGAGGCATTCCGTTCTGGAAATTTCGACACCCATTTTGTTAAAAATTACTACTCACCAGAAGCACTAAAAGAAGAAACAGAGAAAGAAGCAAAAATTGCTGCTTTAATTGCTGTAAAACAATATATAGAAGATCAAAAATTACTAAGAACACCTAATAATGGTTATTCCGCATTCCCTTACTAA
- a CDS encoding acetyl-CoA carboxylase biotin carboxyl carrier protein subunit → MSKTFKTSVNNTFDFEINNSDISNLDALQISESKFHILEQNKSYKAEITRADFNKKSYKVKVNGNTYEINISNNLDILIKEMGFAIGSSKHIDSVKAPMPGLILEINVKTNQEVKEDDPLFILEAMKMENIITSPCNGIIKSISVNKGDAVEKNQLIIEFDA, encoded by the coding sequence ATGAGTAAAACTTTCAAAACCTCCGTAAATAATACTTTTGATTTTGAAATTAATAATAGTGATATTTCAAATCTTGACGCGTTACAAATTTCAGAATCAAAATTTCATATTCTTGAGCAAAACAAATCGTATAAAGCTGAGATTACACGAGCCGATTTCAATAAAAAATCATATAAAGTAAAGGTTAATGGTAATACATATGAAATTAATATTTCAAATAATTTAGACATTTTAATAAAAGAAATGGGGTTTGCTATTGGGTCTTCAAAACATATAGATTCTGTTAAAGCACCAATGCCTGGGCTTATTTTAGAAATAAATGTAAAGACAAATCAGGAAGTGAAGGAAGATGACCCTCTTTTTATTCTTGAAGCTATGAAAATGGAAAATATTATTACTTCTCCATGTAATGGAATTATTAAATCTATTTCTGTAAATAAAGGAGATGCCGTAGAGAAAAATCAACTAATAATTGAGTTCGACGCATAA
- a CDS encoding PrsW family intramembrane metalloprotease has product MNLLLLAMAPVFIIILYIYFKDKYEKEPKRLLFYNFLLGAIVSVVITTILYYVFDIVLPLPNNTSIFQQFIKAFFVVGLTEEFSKYIIVRYYAQTHKEFNEPFDGIAYAVMVSMGFAATENIFYVLEGGYQTALLRAFTAVPAHATFGILMGFYMGKAKFSKNRISLNLVGLLSATIFHGAYDFFLFIDFVPGIWIGAFISLFIGIFLARKAIIRHQQNSNFNVS; this is encoded by the coding sequence ATGAACCTACTTCTTCTAGCCATGGCTCCTGTATTCATAATTATTCTATATATCTATTTTAAAGATAAATATGAAAAAGAACCCAAACGCTTGCTTTTTTACAACTTTCTTTTAGGTGCTATAGTAAGTGTAGTCATTACAACTATTTTATATTATGTATTTGATATTGTCTTGCCCCTTCCTAACAATACAAGTATTTTTCAACAATTTATTAAAGCCTTTTTTGTTGTTGGTTTAACCGAAGAGTTTAGTAAATACATCATTGTTCGCTATTATGCCCAAACACATAAAGAATTCAACGAACCATTTGATGGTATAGCCTATGCTGTTATGGTATCTATGGGTTTTGCTGCCACCGAAAATATTTTTTATGTACTAGAGGGAGGTTATCAAACAGCTTTATTAAGAGCTTTTACTGCGGTTCCTGCACATGCTACATTTGGAATCCTAATGGGCTTTTATATGGGTAAAGCAAAATTTTCAAAGAATAGAATTAGTTTAAACCTTGTTGGTTTACTATCCGCTACTATATTTCATGGGGCTTACGATTTTTTCTTATTTATAGATTTTGTACCGGGTATATGGATAGGTGCATTTATATCACTTTTTATTGGGATCTTTCTTGCTCGAAAAGCTATCATACGTCATCAACAAAATTCTAATTTTAATGTTTCATAA
- a CDS encoding NUDIX hydrolase translates to MDEYIDIVTKEGRPTGESELKSIIHQKGYYHNTAHIWLYTIKGTILLSQRSAKKMVCPLMWDVSVAGHVDTGETIKQAAIRETREEIGLSISENDLKEIGVFKCFQTYENGIIDNEFHNTFICELKVPISKLSPQEEEVKALKLVSFSNFKALIKNIGNNDNHFSPSNKSYYELVLQNIIETIN, encoded by the coding sequence ATGGACGAATACATAGATATAGTCACCAAAGAAGGAAGGCCTACTGGAGAATCCGAATTAAAATCTATTATTCATCAAAAAGGCTATTATCACAATACGGCTCATATTTGGCTTTATACTATAAAAGGTACCATTTTATTGTCTCAACGTTCTGCAAAAAAAATGGTTTGTCCATTGATGTGGGATGTATCTGTTGCTGGTCATGTAGATACAGGAGAAACTATAAAACAAGCAGCCATAAGAGAAACCAGAGAAGAAATTGGGTTATCAATTTCTGAAAATGATTTAAAAGAAATAGGTGTTTTTAAATGCTTTCAAACCTATGAAAATGGTATTATAGATAACGAATTCCATAACACATTTATTTGTGAGTTGAAAGTTCCGATTTCAAAATTATCTCCTCAGGAGGAAGAAGTTAAGGCACTTAAATTAGTTTCTTTTTCAAATTTTAAAGCGCTCATTAAAAATATTGGGAACAACGATAATCACTTTTCCCCTTCTAACAAATCATACTACGAGTTGGTATTACAAAACATCATTGAAACTATAAATTAA